The following DNA comes from Camelina sativa cultivar DH55 chromosome 14, Cs, whole genome shotgun sequence.
TCACAAGCCGTCCTCAACCTCCTAAGAGCCCTCGCATTCCCACCAATATCCTTCTTGTGTTTCCTCCTGAACTCGGCAACGAAATGGTTCACAAGTCTGTTGTCAAAGTCTTCACCACCAAGATGAGTATCTCCAGCAGTAGCTTTCACTTCAAAGACACCTTCTTCAATCGTCAACAGCGAGACATCAAACGTTCCACCACCAAGATCGAAAATCAAAACATTCCTCTCACCAGTCTTCGTACCCTTCTTGTCCAGACCGTAAGCTATAGCTGCAGCAGTCGGCTCATTAATAATCCGCAACACATTAAGCCCAGAAATAGCTCCGGCGTCCTTCGTCGCCTGTCTCTGCGAATCATTAAAGTACGCCGGAACAGTCACAACGGCGTTTTTAACAGAGTGACCAAGGAAAGACTCAGCGACTTCCCTCATCTTCACCAACACCATAGAAGAGATCTCCTCAGGAGAGAACTGCTTCTCCTCATTCTTGTACGAGACAACAATCATCGGTTTATCCCCAGGACCGGAAACAACCTTGAAAGGCCAGTGTACCATATCACTCTGAACAGAAGGATCAGAGAATCTCCTCCCGATGAGACGTTTCGCATCGAAGACAGTGTTCTGAGGGTTCAACGCCACTTGATTCTTCGCCGCGTCTCCGATCATCCGCTCAGTGTCAGTGAAGGCGACGTACGACGGCGTCGTGCGGTTTCCCTGATCGTTAGGGATGATCTCCACACGGTCGTTCATCCAAACTCCGACACAGCTGTATGTAGTGCCGAGATCGATGCCAATAGCCTTTTCTGATTTAGTCGCCATTGTTACTAAATATAAGCTTCAGTAAAATTGGAGATTTCGCTGAATTAGTAGAAAACTAGGGATTtcgatttctttgttttgtcgttgtttgtttatttgcttgatgAGGTAATCTGAATCGATGGAAGCAGATATATATACGAATCCGAAAAGAGAAACGAGACATTTCGAGAGATAAGCTCTCAGGGACTGTGGAAACATGGAGAACTCGCGCTTAACTACCAGATACTTCTGGATTTCGCCGgcacatatttattttatctccGGCCACCGCTTTAAAATTTAGTGGGTCTAATAAAAGCCCATAAAGTATAAACTTTAGGcccatatataataaaaggCCCTGAGGGTATTTCAGTAATTTagcctcgtcttcttcttcacttgttcgTTCTGATTTCGTCGAGGACAAGACAGAAGAAGGGGAAGCTATgaaagaagggaagaagaagaagccagaGACCTCCATTGGCGAGTCGATATCAGCTTTGGgggctttttttgtttatttgattactGGGTTATTTTTAGCCGTCGGATTCTGGGTGGTCCGTGACAAGTACTCCGTCGATCTCATATCTGATCCATCTCTCACTCTGCGTCTCCTATGGGTACTAAGACTATCTTTTACACAACCTGGCTATTGAATGTTTtagtgtatgtgtgtgtgtgtgtgtttaagcTAATTTAGCCTTGTTTTGATGTTAATTTTTCAGATGATTGAGTTCCCGATCGTGGTAATCATCTTCAGCTTGTTCAGAAGTAACCCAAAGAAATGCTCGGTGAGTGTAGCTGTGATTTAAAGAAGCTGACTTTCTCATTTAGCTCGGTTGCTTCTTCCTTGCTTCGTTTTTGATTTCAAATAGAGTAAATTTGGATTCCTTTGTGTTTGACTCTCTGAATGATTTCCTCATATTGCTTTCCAGTACTTTAGAGCTGTTGGGCGAAGCATAGTAGGACTAATTTCCGgttagtaattttgttttttttcagctTATTATATGATAGCTCACTACTTTCTTTATTTGCTGAATGAGTTTCACTTGAAAATTCAAAAGTGTTAATCTTGACCTGAAGATGTGAATGAGTATTAGCTTCTTATTATGCTTTCGTCTTGCTAATGCTCAATATCCATTGATTGTGAATTCTTTAAACTTGTGTGTTTCGTTGTTTAATAGGGGCTATCATAAATGCTTTGGGAGCTGTTTCTTTGGGTGCACCTGTTGGAATGCAGTATGTTTCATCAATATCTTGTTTCTCtaaatcttttgatttctttccttttttggaaATATTGTTTGTAAATAATCTGGACTTTTCAGCTGTCCAGATTACAAATGAGACACCTTGGTGGTGATTGTGATCACACTTCTACTTAACGGTCACCTGAGTTTCAACTGCTGACATGAGTAATTACCTTTCATCTTATGCAGATCTCTACCAAAAACAGTTCACTGGTCCTTTCTTATGTCTGTTTTCACGGTTAGTTGCCTGCTTTAGCTTCTATGCCTTGCCTGCTTTGGAACAATCCTTTGATGGTCTTTCATTTTCACAGGTTGTACCAGCGACTGCTGTTTTTGGTGCATCATGGACAAATTGGCATCGTGTCTTCGCTTCACTAAAGTAAGTTGTTGATATTACCTTGTATGGTAATTTTACACAATATCTATTGTTAATCcatctttctgttttcttgtagaCCAACCGGGAATATAGAATATATGATCTTGATTCCAGCATATGGAGCAATTATTGGAGGATGGTTTGGAGCTTGGCCTATGCCACTTGACTGGGAAAGGCCATGGCAGGTAATATCTGTTTACCTCAATATACAATCAAGACCTTGGCTCTTAGTCATGATCACGGCTATTGCAAGAATGAAGTGGTGGtgattatatacataaaactaaTCCTTATATCATTCTTCTAAACAGGAGTGGCCTATATGTGTGTGTTATGGAGCTATAGGAGGCTACATTGTTGGACAACTTGTCTCCTTGAGCTTGATGATTTTTCTCAGGAAACACAAGAATTTGAAGCTAGCCTAGAATAGGTCAATAGATCTGCAGAATGAgtttcttttcgtttttttgaCTTGATTGCTAGATTGAGAGACAACAATAGGGCAAGGTTTTTTGTTAGCTTGAACACAGTTTCTTATTTTCCACATAGAATCGTGTTCAAAATTTGCAAACAACTAACGTCAACCAACGATCACAGACTGGAGAGACACTCTTTCCAAACGTACTTTGGTAAAATGCAAATGAGAAGCTTCTGTATCCACATATTCGTTTATTTTTGTCCTCATATTCGTTTTGTAGTTGCCGACAACCGTTAAAATTTAGAAacctaacaaaaataaaaaaaaaaaggactgaGAAAGTTCTCCTATTTTGTGCTTGTTGAAACCTACATTTTCAAGTTGcgaaaaacaaatttgtatatTCTATGCAATACTATATAGTACACGATGCCAATCACAGTGTTGACTGTACTTGACATCTACCATGACCAGACTCTGTCGGATGATATGGCGTGTGGTTATTGGCTGACAGGGTCTCAGTTATGTCACGGCCTTTTCACATAAAATGGTTAAATGCTGCCAAGTGCAAACTCTGAAACATGGACCAACGCCGTAAAAAGATGGTTTACCCGAAAAGGTGACCATTGCTTGCATTTAGTCATATATCTCACGCGTCACACAAATTTG
Coding sequences within:
- the LOC104740292 gene encoding phosphatidylinositol-glycan biosynthesis class F protein, coding for MKEGKKKKPETSIGESISALGAFFVYLITGLFLAVGFWVVRDKYSVDLISDPSLTLRLLWMIEFPIVVIIFSLFRSNPKKCSYFRAVGRSIVGLISGAIINALGAVSLGAPVGMQSLPKTVHWSFLMSVFTVVPATAVFGASWTNWHRVFASLKPTGNIEYMILIPAYGAIIGGWFGAWPMPLDWERPWQEWPICVCYGAIGGYIVGQLVSLSLMIFLRKHKNLKLA